One Bradyrhizobium sp. CCGB12 genomic window carries:
- a CDS encoding M17 family metallopeptidase: MPSVFETSPTAIPITFVTKSSWDRVAETLQPTQRQFATASAFAAKPGGYLALPAPDGAIAQVLFGLEDEGARSRDLFRPGALPGLLPPGTYRFANAPHDARLAALAFALGSYRFARYRKADRPDVRLVPPEGVDPTDIDRMADAAMLARDLINTPANDMGPEELAAAAQALAAEFGASFACTIGEDLKTNFPLIHAVGMASDRAPRLIDIGWGDPSHPKVTLVGKGVCFDTGGLDLKPSSGMLIMKKDMGGAANVLALARMVMDAKLKVRLRVLIPAVENAVAGNAFRPLDIFTSRKGITVEIGNTDAEGRLVLADALALADEEKPDLLIDLGTLTGAARVALGPDLPPFYTNDETLAADVARCAVKENDPLWRMPLWPPYDAWLDSKTATITNAPSGGFAGSITCALFLQRFVEHARSWLHVDIYGWTPSAKPARPEGGECQAARALYTLLSERYA; the protein is encoded by the coding sequence ATGCCTTCTGTCTTCGAGACGTCGCCGACCGCCATCCCGATCACCTTCGTTACCAAATCGAGCTGGGATCGGGTCGCCGAGACGCTGCAGCCGACGCAACGCCAGTTCGCCACCGCGAGCGCCTTTGCCGCCAAGCCCGGCGGCTACCTCGCGCTGCCCGCGCCGGACGGCGCGATTGCGCAGGTGCTGTTCGGCCTCGAGGACGAGGGCGCCAGATCGCGCGACCTGTTCCGCCCGGGCGCCTTGCCCGGGCTGCTGCCGCCGGGCACCTATCGCTTTGCCAATGCGCCCCACGATGCACGTCTCGCAGCGCTGGCCTTCGCGCTCGGCAGCTACCGTTTCGCCCGCTACCGCAAGGCCGACAGGCCCGACGTCCGGCTGGTGCCGCCTGAAGGCGTCGATCCGACTGACATCGATCGCATGGCAGACGCGGCGATGCTGGCGCGCGATCTCATCAACACACCGGCCAACGACATGGGACCGGAGGAGCTTGCCGCGGCCGCGCAGGCGCTCGCCGCCGAGTTCGGCGCAAGTTTCGCCTGCACCATCGGCGAGGATCTGAAGACGAATTTTCCGCTGATCCATGCCGTCGGCATGGCCTCGGACCGCGCGCCACGGCTGATCGACATCGGCTGGGGCGATCCTTCGCATCCGAAGGTGACACTGGTTGGCAAGGGCGTTTGCTTCGACACCGGCGGGCTCGACCTCAAGCCGTCGAGCGGCATGCTGATCATGAAGAAGGACATGGGCGGCGCCGCCAACGTGCTGGCGCTCGCGCGCATGGTGATGGATGCGAAGCTGAAGGTGCGGCTGCGCGTGCTGATTCCGGCCGTAGAAAACGCGGTCGCCGGCAATGCCTTCCGCCCGCTCGACATCTTCACCTCACGCAAGGGCATCACGGTCGAGATCGGCAATACCGACGCCGAGGGCCGCCTCGTGCTTGCCGATGCGCTGGCGCTCGCCGACGAGGAGAAACCGGATCTGCTGATCGATCTGGGCACGCTGACCGGCGCGGCCCGCGTCGCGCTGGGGCCGGATTTACCGCCCTTTTACACCAATGATGAGACGCTCGCCGCCGACGTCGCGCGCTGCGCGGTGAAGGAGAACGATCCGTTGTGGCGCATGCCGCTGTGGCCGCCTTACGATGCCTGGCTGGACTCCAAGACCGCCACCATCACCAACGCGCCGTCCGGCGGCTTCGCCGGCTCGATCACCTGCGCGCTGTTCCTGCAGCGCTTCGTCGAGCACGCCAGGAGTTGGCTGCATGTCGACATCTATGGCTGGACGCCGTCGGCGAAGCCGGCACGGCCCGAAGGCGGCGAATGCCAGGCCGCACGCGCGCTCTACACATTGCTGAGCGAACGCTATGCATGA
- a CDS encoding C40 family peptidase — MHDPRYDPRLTPARGDLAAKYLEGKVEADRFVTGEESEVIEAIAPVREQPSQNAMLMTEALRGERVTIYDRNGEGWAWGQLNGDGYVGWLPDAALAHPAATPTHTVSALRTFAFPGPSIKLPPSDTLVLGSKLTIVREDGTFAVTREGTFLPRAHLAPLDHHEPDFVTVAERFVGTPYLWGGKSSFGIDCSGLVQVSLTSAGIGCPRDSDMQQAGLGRALESHERSKLQRGDLIFWKGHVAIVRDASTMVHANAHHMATVIEPIEPAIARIKAAGSDVAATKRL; from the coding sequence ATGCATGACCCAAGATACGATCCAAGGCTGACGCCGGCGCGGGGCGACCTCGCCGCGAAATATCTCGAAGGCAAGGTCGAGGCGGATCGCTTCGTCACCGGCGAGGAATCCGAGGTGATCGAGGCGATCGCGCCGGTGCGCGAGCAGCCATCCCAAAACGCGATGCTGATGACGGAGGCGCTGCGCGGCGAGCGCGTCACCATCTACGATCGCAACGGCGAAGGCTGGGCCTGGGGCCAGCTCAATGGCGACGGCTATGTCGGCTGGCTTCCCGACGCAGCCCTGGCGCACCCCGCGGCGACGCCGACCCACACCGTCAGTGCACTCCGGACGTTTGCATTCCCCGGCCCCTCGATCAAGCTGCCGCCGTCCGATACGCTGGTATTGGGATCAAAGCTCACAATCGTGCGCGAGGACGGCACCTTCGCGGTGACGCGCGAAGGAACGTTCTTGCCGAGGGCCCATCTCGCTCCGCTCGATCATCACGAGCCGGATTTCGTCACTGTGGCCGAGCGCTTCGTCGGCACGCCCTATCTCTGGGGCGGCAAGAGCAGTTTTGGCATCGACTGCTCGGGCCTGGTGCAGGTCTCGCTGACATCAGCAGGCATCGGCTGCCCGCGCGACAGCGACATGCAGCAGGCCGGCCTCGGTCGCGCGTTGGAGTCGCATGAGCGAAGCAAACTGCAACGCGGCGATCTGATCTTCTGGAAGGGCCATGTCGCCATCGTCCGCGACGCCAGCACCATGGTTCACGCCAATGCCCATCACATGGCGACGGTGATCGAGCCGATCGAGCCGGCGATCGCACGAATCAAGGCGGCGGGGAGCGACGTCGCCGCGACCAAGCGGCTGTAG
- a CDS encoding OpgC family protein, translating to MHDRVHTSKRLIGETPPELRADGRDLRIDVCRGIALWWIFLDHVPNNIGSWLTPRSYGFCDAAEIFMFISGVTCALAYGRAQQREGWSGTIGRSLRRGWDIYAAFLLLTLACAVLVYVAGSDDLADESNTRILLEDPGPTLAHAAILQYRPVNTDVLPVFVMFHVLFAPLLWLMLRAPNVTLGVSFLLYALVHAFGWSVPAWPNGVWFFNPLAWQLLFVLGAWCVISGETIRPWVMSRTVLALAAFYLAFSLVLALSWGIKPPVPQSLTALLFPQDKSNLSPLRLLHFLALAILVLRLIPRNWRGLSTPVLHCAKCCGENSLPIYCLGVLLALAGHLALLDISGGLAMQIVLSIAGILMMILVARLLNTINNKLATAPTGAPDREGRAGIPKMLGG from the coding sequence ATGCATGATAGAGTTCACACCTCAAAGCGGTTGATCGGCGAAACCCCGCCGGAGTTGCGGGCCGATGGCCGCGACCTGCGCATCGATGTTTGTCGGGGGATCGCGCTGTGGTGGATCTTTCTTGACCATGTTCCAAACAACATCGGAAGCTGGCTGACACCGCGCAGCTACGGCTTCTGCGATGCTGCCGAGATATTCATGTTCATCTCGGGCGTGACCTGTGCGCTGGCCTACGGCAGGGCACAGCAGCGGGAGGGCTGGAGCGGTACGATCGGCCGTTCGCTGCGACGGGGATGGGACATCTACGCCGCGTTTCTGCTGCTCACGCTTGCCTGCGCCGTCCTCGTCTACGTCGCGGGGAGCGATGATCTTGCCGACGAGAGCAATACGCGAATCCTCCTCGAGGATCCGGGGCCGACGCTGGCGCACGCTGCAATCCTCCAATACCGCCCCGTCAATACCGACGTCTTGCCAGTTTTCGTGATGTTTCACGTGTTATTCGCGCCACTGCTGTGGCTGATGCTGCGAGCACCAAACGTAACGCTTGGAGTCTCCTTCTTGCTCTATGCACTCGTGCATGCATTCGGATGGAGTGTTCCAGCCTGGCCCAACGGCGTCTGGTTCTTCAATCCGCTGGCTTGGCAGCTTCTCTTCGTGCTGGGTGCGTGGTGCGTCATCTCGGGAGAAACAATCCGACCCTGGGTGATGTCGCGCACGGTGCTTGCTCTTGCTGCTTTCTATTTGGCTTTCAGCTTGGTTCTTGCACTGAGTTGGGGCATCAAGCCGCCGGTTCCGCAATCCTTGACGGCTCTGCTGTTTCCGCAGGACAAGTCCAACCTTAGTCCGTTGCGGTTGCTGCATTTTCTGGCCCTTGCAATCTTGGTGTTGCGACTCATTCCAAGAAATTGGCGCGGACTATCGACGCCGGTGCTGCACTGCGCGAAGTGTTGCGGTGAGAATTCGCTGCCGATCTATTGTCTCGGCGTGCTCCTGGCGCTTGCCGGCCACCTTGCGCTGCTCGACATCTCCGGGGGGCTTGCGATGCAGATCGTGCTCAGCATTGCCGGGATACTGATGATGATTCTCGTCGCGAGGCTGCTGAATACGATCAACAACAAGCTGGCGACCGCTCCCACTGGCGCTCCCGATCGAGAAGGTCGGGCCGGCATTCCCAAGATGTTGGGCGGGTGA
- a CDS encoding AraC family transcriptional regulator, with protein MSTDAADFVSHRFSTRELPERMRLPLWRESFVRGIVHADIEPLSSAPFHADATLRASRGLRTLALKGSPMRFQRLKASLADGDDSIGLIVCSPNRSQLSQRGREIELCGGDALAILHSEPATVTYVDGLLFGLAVPRDALAQRVADIESLAMRLIPQRTEALRLLMAYLKSAFKEGALAAPKLRDAVVAHIYDLTALAVGECAPLGDSDASAVVAARHSAVLDYIATHFQDPGLRVEAVARRQGISPRYLQRLMASSGSSFTGHVNELRLQLALKLLTEARVNAQRISDIALEVGFSDVSHFNRLFRARFGDSPRGVRYAGRDSSEPRASERERHARDAAVE; from the coding sequence ATGTCTACGGACGCAGCCGATTTTGTATCGCATCGATTCTCGACGCGCGAGCTTCCGGAGCGGATGCGACTTCCGCTATGGCGCGAGAGCTTTGTGCGCGGGATAGTCCACGCCGACATCGAGCCCCTATCGAGTGCTCCGTTTCACGCCGACGCAACCCTGCGGGCGAGCCGGGGTTTGCGCACGCTCGCGCTGAAAGGCTCGCCCATGCGTTTCCAGCGCTTGAAGGCGAGTCTTGCCGATGGCGATGACTCGATCGGGCTCATCGTCTGCTCACCCAACAGAAGTCAGCTGTCGCAGCGTGGCCGGGAGATTGAGCTTTGCGGCGGCGACGCACTCGCGATTCTGCATTCGGAGCCCGCCACTGTCACCTACGTCGACGGACTGCTGTTCGGCCTGGCGGTGCCGCGCGACGCGCTTGCGCAGCGCGTGGCGGACATCGAAAGCCTGGCGATGCGGCTGATTCCCCAGCGGACCGAAGCGCTCCGTCTTCTCATGGCTTATCTCAAGTCGGCATTCAAGGAGGGCGCTCTGGCCGCGCCCAAGCTGCGTGATGCGGTCGTAGCTCACATCTATGATCTCACGGCTCTCGCGGTCGGCGAGTGCGCCCCCTTGGGCGATAGCGACGCGAGTGCCGTCGTCGCCGCGCGCCACAGCGCCGTACTCGATTACATCGCGACACACTTTCAGGACCCGGGACTTCGGGTCGAGGCCGTCGCTCGTCGCCAAGGCATCTCGCCTCGCTATCTACAGCGCCTGATGGCGTCGTCAGGCTCATCGTTTACCGGGCACGTGAATGAGCTGCGCCTCCAGCTTGCGCTCAAGCTGCTGACCGAGGCGCGCGTCAACGCGCAGCGAATTTCCGATATTGCCCTGGAAGTCGGCTTCTCGGATGTTTCGCATTTCAATCGTTTGTTCCGAGCTCGCTTCGGCGATTCGCCGCGCGGCGTGCGTTACGCCGGAAGAGATTCCAGTGAACCGCGTGCCTCTGAACGTGAACGGCACGCGCGGGATGCCGCTGTCGAATGA
- a CDS encoding ABC transporter ATP-binding protein, translating into MDAINQPLLAVRDLSVAFHQGGATTLAVDKVSFQIKRGECVALVGESGSGKSVSALSILKLLPYPNASHPSGSIRFKGQELIDQSEQQMREVRGSDISIIFQEPMTSLNPLHTIEAQIGEIIQLHNPTSNAEARRRTLELLSQVGIPEPETRLKSYPHQLSGGQRQRVMIAMALANEPDLLIADEPTTALDVTVQAQILALLAEIRSRLGMSLLFITHDLGIVRRIADTVCVMKGGVIVEQGPVEQVFKSPRHPYTRDLLAAEPKPDPAPPQPDAPLVMSANELKVWFPIKRGLMRKTVGHIKAVDGVSVAVRKGETLGVVGESGSGKTTLGLALLRLISSNGRIVFLGHDIQGLRFKEMRPYRRDMQIVFQDPFGSLSPRMSVADIIAEGLSVHQPKLSREEREARVVKALEDVGLKADTRHRYPHEFSGGQRQRISIARAVVLEPDFVVLDEPTSALDMLIQAQMVDLLRDLQRRRDLTYMFISHDLRVVASLASHLIVMRGGKVVEEGQAAELFKNPKTDYTRALFAAAFRLETAGNGSVAT; encoded by the coding sequence ATGGACGCGATTAATCAGCCCCTGCTTGCCGTGCGCGACCTCTCGGTGGCCTTCCACCAGGGCGGCGCCACCACGCTCGCGGTCGACAAGGTCTCGTTCCAGATCAAGCGCGGCGAATGTGTCGCGCTGGTCGGCGAGTCCGGCTCCGGAAAATCGGTCAGCGCGCTCTCGATCCTGAAGCTATTGCCCTATCCGAACGCCTCGCATCCCTCGGGCAGCATCCGCTTCAAGGGGCAGGAGCTGATCGACCAGTCCGAGCAGCAGATGCGGGAGGTTCGCGGCAGCGACATCTCGATCATCTTCCAGGAGCCGATGACCTCGCTCAACCCGCTGCACACGATCGAGGCGCAGATCGGCGAGATCATCCAGCTGCACAACCCGACCAGCAATGCCGAGGCGCGAAGGCGGACGCTGGAATTGCTGTCCCAGGTCGGCATCCCCGAGCCCGAAACGCGGCTGAAGAGCTATCCGCACCAGCTCTCCGGCGGCCAGCGCCAGCGTGTGATGATCGCGATGGCGCTCGCCAACGAGCCGGACCTCTTGATCGCGGACGAGCCGACCACGGCGCTCGACGTCACCGTGCAGGCGCAGATCCTGGCGCTGCTCGCCGAGATCCGTTCGCGGCTCGGCATGAGCCTGCTTTTCATCACCCACGATCTCGGCATCGTGCGCCGCATCGCCGATACCGTCTGCGTCATGAAGGGCGGCGTGATCGTCGAGCAGGGGCCGGTCGAGCAGGTCTTCAAGTCCCCGAGACATCCCTACACGCGCGACCTGCTCGCGGCGGAGCCGAAGCCCGATCCCGCGCCGCCGCAGCCGGATGCGCCTTTGGTGATGTCGGCCAATGAACTGAAAGTCTGGTTTCCGATCAAGCGCGGCTTGATGCGCAAGACCGTCGGTCACATCAAGGCGGTCGACGGCGTCAGCGTCGCCGTGCGCAAGGGCGAGACGCTCGGCGTCGTCGGCGAGTCCGGCTCGGGCAAGACCACGCTGGGTCTCGCACTGCTGCGGCTGATCTCCTCGAACGGGCGCATCGTGTTCTTAGGGCACGACATCCAGGGTCTGCGCTTCAAGGAGATGCGGCCCTACCGGCGCGACATGCAGATCGTGTTCCAGGACCCGTTCGGCTCGCTCTCACCGCGCATGTCGGTCGCCGACATCATCGCCGAAGGCCTCTCCGTGCATCAGCCGAAGCTGTCACGCGAGGAGCGCGAGGCGCGGGTCGTCAAGGCGCTCGAGGACGTCGGGCTGAAGGCGGACACCCGTCATCGCTATCCGCATGAATTCTCCGGCGGCCAGCGCCAGCGCATCAGCATCGCGCGCGCGGTGGTGCTGGAGCCGGATTTCGTCGTGCTGGACGAGCCGACCAGCGCGCTCGACATGCTGATCCAGGCGCAGATGGTCGACCTGCTGCGTGATCTGCAACGCAGGCGCGATCTCACCTACATGTTCATCTCGCACGATTTGCGCGTCGTCGCCTCGCTGGCCAGCCACCTGATCGTCATGCGCGGTGGCAAGGTGGTCGAGGAAGGCCAGGCCGCCGAGCTGTTCAAGAACCCGAAGACGGACTACACGCGCGCGCTGTTCGCGGCCGCGTTCCGGCTGGAGACGGCCGGGAATGGATCGGTGGCGACTTAG
- a CDS encoding ABC transporter permease, with protein sequence MTVTAPTPIETTTQSPLGEVVPITRKSFAPSPLNRRRWQNFKANRRGYWSFWIFIALFVVSLFAELIANDRPFLIKFDGRLYWPAFVTYSETTFGGDFETAADYRDPYLQKLIKDKGGSIVWPLIRYSYDTHNLDLPTPAPSPPTWMLTEAQCKPVVEKKGLKSCRDLEYNWLGTDDQGRDVVARLIYGFRISVLFGLCLTIVSSVIGIAAGAVQGYFGGRVDLIFQRFIEIWTAIPSLYLLLILSSVLVPGFFVLLGILLLFSWVSLVGLVRAEFLRGRNFEYIQAARALGVSNQVIMFRHLLPNAMVATMTFLPFIVSSSVMTLTALDFLGFGLPPGSPSLGELLSQAKANVQAPWLGFSGFFSVAIMLSLLIFIGEAVRDAFDPRKTFR encoded by the coding sequence ATGACGGTTACGGCGCCGACGCCGATCGAGACCACGACCCAATCTCCGCTGGGTGAGGTCGTTCCGATCACGCGCAAGTCGTTCGCCCCTTCGCCGCTCAACAGGCGGCGATGGCAGAACTTCAAGGCGAATCGCCGCGGCTATTGGTCGTTCTGGATATTCATCGCGCTGTTCGTGGTCTCTCTGTTCGCCGAGCTGATCGCCAACGACCGGCCTTTCCTGATCAAATTCGACGGCCGTCTCTATTGGCCCGCCTTCGTGACCTATTCGGAAACCACCTTCGGCGGAGACTTCGAAACCGCGGCCGACTATCGCGACCCCTATTTGCAGAAGCTCATCAAGGACAAGGGCGGCAGCATCGTCTGGCCGCTGATCCGCTACTCCTACGACACCCACAATCTCGACCTGCCGACACCGGCGCCGTCGCCGCCGACGTGGATGCTGACCGAAGCGCAATGCAAGCCGGTGGTGGAGAAGAAGGGGCTGAAGAGCTGCCGCGACCTCGAATATAACTGGCTCGGTACCGACGATCAGGGGCGCGACGTGGTCGCGCGGCTGATCTACGGCTTCCGTATCTCGGTGCTGTTCGGCCTCTGCCTCACCATCGTCTCATCCGTCATCGGCATCGCGGCGGGGGCTGTGCAGGGCTATTTTGGAGGTCGGGTCGATCTCATCTTCCAGCGATTCATCGAGATATGGACAGCGATTCCCTCGCTCTACCTTCTCCTGATCCTGTCCTCGGTCCTCGTGCCCGGATTCTTCGTGCTGCTCGGCATCCTGTTGCTGTTCTCATGGGTCTCGCTGGTCGGACTGGTGCGGGCCGAGTTCCTGCGCGGGCGCAACTTCGAATACATTCAGGCGGCGCGGGCGCTCGGCGTCTCCAATCAGGTCATCATGTTCCGCCACCTGCTGCCGAACGCCATGGTCGCGACCATGACATTCCTGCCCTTCATCGTCTCAAGTTCGGTGATGACGCTGACGGCGCTCGATTTCCTGGGCTTCGGCCTTCCACCGGGATCGCCCTCGCTCGGCGAATTGCTGTCCCAGGCGAAAGCCAACGTGCAAGCGCCCTGGCTCGGTTTCTCCGGCTTCTTCTCGGTCGCGATCATGCTGTCGCTCTTGATCTTCATCGGCGAAGCCGTGCGCGACGCCTTCGATCCGCGCAAGACGTTCAGGTAA
- a CDS encoding microcin C ABC transporter permease YejB, producing MSAYIARRILLMIPTLLGILFVSFVVVQFAPGGPVERVIAQLSGADTGGSSRISGGGDFAQRAPGQLGAGGDAINSKYRGAQGLDPDFIKKLEVQFGFDKPAPERFALMVWNFARFDFGKSYFRDVSVIQLIKEKLPVSISLGIWLTLITYLISIPLGIRKAVKDGTRFDTWTSTVLVLGYAIPGFLFAILLIILFAGGSFFNWFPLRGLTSDGWSQFPWYWKIIDYFWHLTLPLIAMGLGAFTTMTFLTKNSFLDEIRKQYVMTARAKGCSEGRVLYGHVFRNAMLIVIAGFPGTFIHAFFSGSLLIETIFSLDGLGLLSFESVLNRDYPVVFGTLYIFSLVGLVINLISDLTYMWIDPRIDFEAREV from the coding sequence ATGAGCGCCTATATCGCCCGTCGCATCCTCTTGATGATCCCGACGCTGCTGGGGATCCTCTTCGTGTCATTCGTCGTCGTGCAGTTCGCGCCGGGCGGGCCGGTCGAGCGCGTCATCGCGCAGCTCTCGGGCGCCGACACCGGTGGCAGCTCGCGCATCTCGGGCGGTGGCGACTTTGCGCAGCGTGCGCCGGGGCAGCTTGGGGCCGGCGGCGATGCCATCAACTCGAAATATCGCGGCGCGCAGGGGCTCGATCCTGATTTCATCAAGAAGCTCGAGGTGCAGTTCGGCTTCGACAAGCCGGCGCCGGAACGCTTCGCGCTGATGGTTTGGAATTTTGCCCGCTTCGATTTCGGCAAGAGCTACTTCCGCGACGTCAGCGTCATCCAGCTGATCAAGGAGAAGCTGCCGGTCTCGATTTCGCTCGGAATCTGGCTGACGCTGATCACCTATCTGATCTCGATCCCGCTCGGCATCCGCAAGGCGGTCAAGGACGGCACGCGCTTCGACACCTGGACATCGACCGTTCTCGTGCTTGGCTACGCCATTCCCGGCTTTCTGTTCGCAATCCTCCTCATCATCCTGTTTGCCGGCGGCTCCTTCTTCAACTGGTTCCCGCTGCGCGGGCTGACCTCGGACGGCTGGTCGCAGTTTCCCTGGTACTGGAAGATCATCGATTATTTCTGGCACCTGACGCTGCCGCTGATCGCCATGGGGTTAGGGGCGTTCACCACCATGACGTTCCTGACCAAAAACTCGTTCCTGGACGAGATCCGCAAGCAATACGTCATGACCGCACGTGCCAAGGGCTGCAGCGAGGGCCGGGTGCTTTACGGCCATGTCTTCCGCAATGCGATGTTGATCGTGATCGCCGGTTTTCCCGGTACCTTCATCCACGCCTTCTTCTCGGGCTCGCTGCTGATCGAGACCATCTTCTCGCTGGACGGGCTGGGGCTGCTCAGTTTCGAGAGCGTGCTCAACCGCGACTATCCCGTGGTGTTCGGCACGCTCTACATCTTTTCGTTGGTCGGCCTCGTGATCAACCTGATCTCCGACCTGACCTATATGTGGATCGACCCCCGGATCGATTTCGAGGCGCGGGAGGTCTGA
- a CDS encoding extracellular solute-binding protein produces the protein MAQLSRRHLLALGAGGALSAAWLRGVAASETPTEAHGISAFGDLKYPADFHHFDYVNLDAPKGGTFSLIPSTKGYNQSFQTFNSLNAFILKGEGAQGMDLTFVALMAHAADEPDAMYGFAAKSVQISSDKLSYRFTMRPEARFHDGSKLTAHDVAFSINVLKQKGHPLVQIQMRDVKGAEALDEATVVVTFAEKRARDVPLYVAGLPIFSKAYYANRPFDETTTETPLGSGPYKVGRFEINRFIEFERVKNWWAADLPVCRGSNNFDVIRYEFYRDRDVAFEGFTGKNYLYREEFTARIWATRYDFPAIKDGRVKREEVPDQTPSGGQGWFINTRRDKFKNPKVREALNCAFDFEWTNKTIMYGAYARTRSPFQNSDLVAEGLPSPEELKLLEPFRGQVPDDVFGEPFVPPVSDGSGQDRALLRRAQQLLQEAQLPVKDGKRLLPSGEVFAVEFLTDEASFQPHHASFLKNLNVLGIEANLRLIDAVQYRARLESFDFDFAIQRLTMSATPGDSLRTYFTSHAAATKGSYNYAGAASPALDALVEKAMAAETRNELTVVCRALDRVFRAGRYWVPQWYNTSHRLAYWDQFAHPANLPRYAISDYASGVGERTLWWYDRAKAAKLEQAR, from the coding sequence ATGGCGCAGCTTTCACGCCGGCATTTGCTGGCTCTGGGTGCCGGCGGCGCGCTCAGCGCCGCCTGGCTGCGTGGCGTCGCGGCGTCCGAGACGCCCACTGAGGCCCACGGCATCTCGGCGTTCGGCGATCTCAAATATCCCGCCGACTTCCACCATTTCGACTACGTCAACCTCGATGCCCCGAAGGGGGGAACATTCTCCCTTATTCCGTCAACGAAGGGCTACAACCAGTCCTTCCAGACCTTCAACTCGCTCAATGCCTTCATCCTCAAGGGTGAGGGCGCGCAAGGCATGGATCTGACCTTCGTCGCGCTGATGGCGCATGCCGCCGACGAGCCCGATGCCATGTATGGCTTCGCCGCGAAGTCGGTGCAGATCTCGTCCGACAAGCTCAGCTATCGCTTCACGATGCGGCCTGAGGCCCGGTTTCATGACGGCTCGAAACTGACCGCGCATGACGTCGCGTTCTCGATCAACGTGCTGAAGCAGAAGGGCCATCCGCTGGTCCAGATCCAGATGCGCGACGTCAAGGGCGCCGAAGCGCTCGACGAGGCCACCGTGGTCGTGACCTTCGCCGAGAAGCGGGCTCGAGACGTGCCGCTCTATGTCGCGGGTCTGCCGATCTTCTCGAAGGCCTATTACGCCAACCGTCCGTTCGACGAAACCACGACCGAGACGCCGCTGGGCTCCGGCCCCTACAAGGTCGGTAGGTTCGAGATCAATCGCTTCATCGAGTTCGAACGGGTCAAGAACTGGTGGGCTGCGGACCTGCCGGTCTGCCGCGGCAGCAACAATTTCGATGTGATCCGCTACGAATTCTACCGCGACCGCGACGTCGCTTTCGAAGGCTTTACCGGGAAGAACTATCTGTATCGAGAGGAGTTCACCGCGCGTATCTGGGCCACGCGTTACGACTTCCCGGCGATCAAGGACGGCCGCGTCAAGCGTGAAGAGGTGCCGGATCAGACGCCGTCGGGCGGCCAGGGCTGGTTCATCAACACGCGGCGCGACAAGTTCAAAAACCCGAAGGTACGCGAGGCGCTGAACTGTGCCTTCGACTTCGAATGGACCAACAAGACCATCATGTACGGCGCCTATGCGCGCACACGATCGCCGTTCCAGAATTCGGACCTCGTCGCAGAGGGCCTGCCTTCGCCCGAGGAGTTGAAGCTGCTGGAGCCCTTCCGCGGCCAAGTGCCCGACGACGTGTTCGGCGAGCCGTTCGTGCCGCCGGTGTCGGACGGTTCCGGTCAGGATCGCGCGCTCTTGCGCAGGGCACAGCAATTGCTGCAGGAGGCGCAGCTTCCAGTCAAGGACGGCAAACGGCTGCTGCCGAGCGGCGAGGTCTTCGCTGTCGAGTTCCTGACCGACGAAGCCTCGTTCCAGCCGCACCACGCCTCGTTCCTCAAGAATTTGAACGTGCTGGGCATCGAGGCGAACCTGCGTCTCATCGACGCCGTGCAATATCGTGCGCGACTTGAGTCCTTCGATTTCGATTTTGCAATACAGCGCCTCACGATGTCGGCGACGCCCGGGGATAGCTTGCGAACCTATTTCACCTCGCATGCTGCGGCGACCAAGGGGTCTTACAATTATGCCGGTGCCGCCAGTCCTGCGCTCGACGCTCTGGTCGAGAAGGCCATGGCAGCGGAAACGCGCAATGAGCTGACGGTCGTGTGCCGCGCTCTCGACCGTGTCTTCCGCGCCGGGCGCTACTGGGTGCCGCAATGGTACAATACCAGCCACCGGCTGGCCTATTGGGACCAGTTCGCGCATCCCGCAAACCTGCCGCGTTACGCGATCTCCGACTATGCGAGCGGCGTGGGCGAACGGACCTTGTGGTGGTACGACCGTGCCAAGGCCGCCAAGCTCGAGCAGGCGAGATAA